Within Flagellimonas maritima, the genomic segment TGACAGACATAACAGGCGCAGATTGCCTGTAATGAAGAATGATATTCTGGTCGGTCAAATAAGCCGTAAGGATATTGTTATAGCGGCACTTAAGTTAAGCTCACAAAGCTGGAAATAACTACTTAGTTTCTATTCGCGCTTTACAATCATATAACGGTCATTGTCCAAAGGCAGATACCCCAGATCATAGAGAAAGTAATAGGTGCTTCCTTTTTTTGTGGTATATAAATTGGTTATAAAATCGAAATCAAAACCTTTGTCCATCAACTTCATCTTGGTAGTGGTGGTTTTCCCTTCTTTTAAGGAAAAACTGTTCAATATTCGATAGTTTTTTCTAAGCTTATTATTGATATTCCGGACCAAGTTTTTACTGTCCTTATTAAGTTTATTGTTGTAGGCATTCCTGCAATGGTCAGAGCAATATTTTTTATCTACCCTTCCCACCAGCTTTGTACCGCATTCCAAGCACTCTTTTGTCAACGTAACACTTTTTTGTAATTAAATAGTATTTCCTTGGGGTTTTGTTCTTTTCCACCAATTATGGCATAAATATTAACTTCATTGGGCGTGACCTTTTCAAAGGTAAATCCATCGAAATATACGCGATTTCCATCCACTTTGATTAATTTAAAAGTCTGAACTACATTTTTTTCTTCCCAACCTTTTAAATCTGCGTTAAAATGTTTTAGTTCAAAAACGAGTGTTCCATCAATTTCCCTAAAATGTCCGATTTCGTAGAAATTTACTTTTCCTTCTAAAATATGTCTAAAAACAAACATCATAGAACCTCCGGATGGAGGGCTCCATAGATCTTCTGCAATTCCCCCAAATGCTTCTCCTTTCCAATGACCTTCCATCCAGGCCACCTCTGTCAAAGAAGCTTTTGGTGAGATATCACCTTTTTTAAATGAGAGCGTGTTCTGTCCTTTGGAAGAGATAGTTACAAAAAAACATAGCATAAAAAACTGTCGCATAATTTAAGTTTTATTGAATTAAAAGATGGCATAGGTCTTCAAAAACTGGAATGAAGATGCCAAACTTGTAATCCAAAGACGTTTTTGGCTATACTATTTTGGACAGTCATACTATTTTAATTTCATGTTTTTTCAAAAGCCCTATAAGTCCCTCTTTAGAAAACTTGGCCTTTCTCAACGAATTCTTTTCAGGGTCAATGTCAAAATTGAAGGAGGTGCTCAAATCAGCTTCATCCAAAACTGTTTGAAAAAAGATGGTTTTTTCCAAATTGCAGTTGTAAAATATGGCTTTGTTCAAATTCGTTTCGGTAAAATCCACTTCAATGAGTCTACACTCCAAAAAAGAAGTTGCTTTTAACCCGACCTTAAAGAAGGAAGCCAAGGTTAAATTGCAATTTTCAAATTGGACGGATAACAGAAAGTCATTGCAATCTTCAAAACGAAGACCAACGAGCTTGGAATCCTTAAAAACGGATTCTTTAAAAATGGTATATTTTATATTGGTATTGGTCAGATCGCAGTTTGCAAATGTACATTCCATAAAGTTCTGGTTGTCCAAATACCCTTTGGCGAAAGTACAGTTCTCAAAAAGACAATTTTCATAGTCTCCCTTTGGTAATCGGTTTTGCGTATAATCAATTCCCTGAAATTCTTTATCGGCTATAAACAAATCGTCTGTTTTATGATTAGATTTCCTTGAGACATTGTTGCGAGTGCCATATAATCATAGTATAAGAGTTATCAAGAATCAAGACCGTGGCGCTCCAAGAGCCAAGAAAATAGACTTTTTTTATCTTGACCCTTGACCCTTGACCCTTGACCCTTGACCCTTGACCCTTGACCCTTGACCCTTGACGACTCAATCCCATAATAGTATTTGCTAGTCATCCAACAAAATAGCGGGTAACCTCAACGTTTTGTAAAGTTCATTATAGTTGGACATTTCATTGGTAACGATATCATTCTTTTCGTTCTCAAAAATCCTCCATTGTGCCATTAAGTCGCGTAGACGTTCTTTTGCTCCTTCGGTCACCTTTGGTTCAGCAGAATCCACAAAGCCCTTTAAATGCATAAAATCCGCATTGAGCCGGTTATTGAAATTAATTACATCTTGAAAGGTTTTCTGTTTGGGCTGAATGAGCTTTTCCTCCCATATTTCAATTCTTTTGATCAGTGAATCACCAAGTTTTACGAGTTCGTCTGCATCTTCATTGTTTTTTAAAAGCTTGTTATAGCTTTCTAATTGTGATTTTGCGGAACGCATTTGGTTAACAGCTTCGTGCATGGAACGTACCGTGTTTTCGATTTGATTCAAAACCTCTTGTTGCTCTGCATATTCGGCTTCTGTGGCATTTATTTTTGGATTGGGTAAAATGGTTGCGTAGGTTTCTACGGTTTCATTCTCCAAAGTCAAACGCAAGGTATAGTTTCCAGGTGCAACGCTAGCGCCATTGTAATTTCCAAAAACGAACACTTTATCTATGGATGGTAGGGGGTCTTTGCTAAAATCCCAAGTAAAACGATTGTATCCCTTTTTTGAAGGAAGCACT encodes:
- a CDS encoding DUF6265 family protein, giving the protein MRQFFMLCFFVTISSKGQNTLSFKKGDISPKASLTEVAWMEGHWKGEAFGGIAEDLWSPPSGGSMMFVFRHILEGKVNFYEIGHFREIDGTLVFELKHFNADLKGWEEKNVVQTFKLIKVDGNRVYFDGFTFEKVTPNEVNIYAIIGGKEQNPKEILFNYKKVLR
- a CDS encoding pentapeptide repeat-containing protein, with the translated sequence MFIADKEFQGIDYTQNRLPKGDYENCLFENCTFAKGYLDNQNFMECTFANCDLTNTNIKYTIFKESVFKDSKLVGLRFEDCNDFLLSVQFENCNLTLASFFKVGLKATSFLECRLIEVDFTETNLNKAIFYNCNLEKTIFFQTVLDEADLSTSFNFDIDPEKNSLRKAKFSKEGLIGLLKKHEIKIV